The proteins below come from a single Polynucleobacter necessarius genomic window:
- a CDS encoding Mth938-like domain-containing protein — MKLQPDPHSGANTITGYGDGYMEINQVPYAHAVLLCSDGAISEWSAKSFDALEANHFAQMIALKPELVLIGTGRQQRFPKPQLLKALIDAKIGFEIMDSQAACRTYNILAGEGRQVLLALIVEPT, encoded by the coding sequence GTGAAACTTCAACCTGACCCCCATTCAGGAGCCAATACGATCACCGGCTATGGTGATGGCTACATGGAAATCAACCAAGTCCCATACGCCCATGCGGTTTTACTATGCTCAGATGGGGCTATTTCTGAATGGTCAGCCAAATCCTTTGACGCTTTGGAAGCAAACCATTTTGCTCAAATGATCGCCCTCAAGCCAGAATTGGTCCTCATTGGGACAGGTCGTCAGCAACGCTTTCCAAAACCGCAACTCCTCAAAGCCCTGATTGATGCCAAGATCGGCTTTGAAATTATGGATTCTCAAGCAGCCTGTCGTACCTACAACATTTTGGCCGGCGAAGGTCGTCAAGTTCTCTTAGCGCTGATTGTGGAGCCGACTTAA
- a CDS encoding bifunctional UDP-4-keto-pentose/UDP-xylose synthase — MKKVLILGVNGFIGHHLSKRILETTDWDAYGMDMQNDRLGDLIHHPRMHFFEGDITINKEWVKYHIRKCDVILPLVAIATPATYVQQPLKVFELDFEANLPIVRSAAKYKKHLVFPSTSEVYGMCEDSEFDPSTSSMVYGPINKPRWIYACSKQLMDRVIWGYGMEGLRFTLFRPFNWIGPGLDSIYTPKEGSSRVVTQFLGHIVRGEPINLVDGGAQKRAFTYVDDGIDALMLIIDNKDGVANGKIYNIGNPKNNHSVRELANQMLEIARSIPEYAKTANDVKIVETTSGAYYGEGYQDVQNRVPAIDNTMSELGWKPTTTMADALKNIFEAYRQDVEKARSLVDKE; from the coding sequence ATGAAAAAAGTACTCATTCTTGGTGTGAACGGATTTATTGGTCACCACCTTTCCAAGCGCATTCTGGAGACAACCGATTGGGATGCCTATGGCATGGATATGCAGAATGATCGTCTTGGAGATCTAATCCATCATCCTCGCATGCACTTTTTTGAAGGCGATATCACCATTAATAAAGAGTGGGTTAAGTATCACATTCGCAAATGCGATGTCATCCTGCCCTTAGTTGCCATTGCGACGCCAGCAACGTATGTACAACAGCCTCTCAAAGTATTTGAACTGGATTTCGAAGCAAATTTACCCATCGTTCGCTCCGCAGCGAAATACAAGAAGCACTTAGTCTTTCCATCAACCTCTGAGGTTTATGGCATGTGTGAGGATAGCGAATTTGATCCATCTACATCGAGTATGGTGTATGGGCCAATTAATAAACCGCGCTGGATTTACGCTTGCTCCAAACAACTCATGGATCGCGTGATTTGGGGTTACGGCATGGAGGGTCTGCGCTTTACCCTATTCCGTCCATTTAACTGGATTGGACCAGGTCTCGATAGCATCTACACACCAAAAGAAGGCTCATCTCGCGTAGTGACCCAGTTCTTGGGTCACATTGTCCGCGGTGAACCAATTAACCTAGTAGATGGTGGCGCCCAAAAACGCGCCTTTACTTATGTTGACGATGGCATCGATGCCCTAATGCTCATTATCGATAACAAAGATGGTGTCGCTAACGGCAAGATCTACAACATTGGCAACCCCAAAAATAATCACTCTGTTCGTGAATTGGCAAATCAAATGTTGGAGATCGCGCGCAGTATTCCGGAATACGCCAAGACAGCAAATGATGTGAAGATTGTTGAAACAACCTCGGGCGCCTACTATGGCGAGGGCTATCAGGATGTACAAAACCGCGTCCCTGCAATCGACAATACGATGAGTGAATTGGGCTGGAAACCGACCACTACGATGGCAGATGCGCTCAAGAATATTTTTGAAGCCTATCGTCAGGACGTCGAGAAGGCCCGTTCTTTAGTCGATAAAGAATAA
- a CDS encoding glycosyltransferase has translation MTANLAANPTLSIVIPVYNEEDGLQALFDRLYPALDTLAKKRNLHYEVVYVNDGSKDRSAGILAKQVELRPDVTRAVLFHSNFGQHMAIMAGFEYARGEHIITLDADLQNPPEEIDALTEQLLKGHDYVGTIRADRQDSFFRKFASRAMNRLRENITRITMMDQGCMLRGYSRRIVDLVRQCDESNTFIPALAYTFAANPIEITVKHEERFAGESKYSLYQLIRLNFDLVTGFSIMPLQIFSILGMLLSLAAGSLFAYLLVRRFVLGAEVEGVFTLFALTFFLIGVMLFGLGLLGEYIGRIYQQIRNRPRYVVQTVLEKK, from the coding sequence ATGACTGCCAATTTAGCCGCCAATCCAACGCTGAGCATCGTCATCCCCGTTTACAACGAGGAAGATGGACTCCAAGCATTGTTTGATCGCCTGTACCCCGCTTTAGATACTCTCGCTAAGAAACGAAACCTGCATTACGAAGTCGTTTATGTGAACGATGGCAGCAAAGATCGCTCTGCGGGCATTTTGGCAAAACAAGTTGAGCTGCGTCCAGACGTAACACGCGCTGTGTTGTTTCATAGTAATTTTGGTCAACATATGGCTATCATGGCTGGTTTTGAATACGCAAGAGGTGAGCACATCATTACTTTGGATGCGGATTTACAAAATCCACCCGAAGAAATTGATGCCCTGACCGAGCAACTTCTGAAGGGTCACGATTACGTTGGCACGATTCGCGCAGATCGCCAAGATAGTTTTTTTAGAAAATTTGCATCCCGTGCTATGAATCGTCTGCGCGAAAACATTACCCGCATCACGATGATGGACCAAGGGTGCATGTTGCGAGGCTATAGTCGTCGTATCGTTGACTTGGTTCGCCAATGCGATGAGAGCAATACGTTCATTCCAGCATTGGCATACACCTTTGCTGCTAACCCCATCGAAATCACTGTAAAACACGAAGAGCGTTTTGCAGGGGAATCCAAATACAGCCTATATCAACTCATTCGCCTGAATTTTGATTTGGTCACTGGGTTTTCCATCATGCCTTTGCAGATCTTCTCGATTCTGGGCATGCTGCTCTCGCTGGCAGCTGGCAGCCTGTTTGCCTATCTGTTAGTGCGTCGTTTTGTTCTTGGAGCCGAAGTTGAAGGGGTCTTTACCCTCTTTGCGCTCACTTTCTTCTTGATTGGCGTAATGCTCTTTGGCTTGGGTTTGCTCGGCGAATACATTGGACGTATCTATCAGCAAATTCGTAATCGCCCTCGTTACGTTGTGCAAACCGTCTTAGAGAAAAAATAA
- a CDS encoding polysaccharide deacetylase family protein: MAKIALKVDVDTLRGTREGVPNLARTLDRFGLKATFLFSLGPDHTGWALKRVFRPGFLKKVGRTSVVEHYGIKTLLYGILLPGPDIGKNAAAEMRAIDQAGHETGIHTWDHVAWQDAVRHQDAIWTKAMMQKSWDRFVEIFGHTPATYGAAGWQMNEAAFEQLDQWGIQFSSDGRAEPNLVPYRLALPSGNAKHVQYPTTLPTFDELIGTDGADAFGAVNKLLAIANSNPNDQVFTLHAELEGQKLLPAFEKLLMGWLNQGHDLVTMGELHQSWKATNQLDKIAVLPLTWGEIPNRSGELIVQDN; this comes from the coding sequence ATGGCGAAGATTGCTCTCAAGGTAGATGTTGATACCTTACGCGGCACCAGAGAGGGAGTGCCCAATCTTGCGAGAACGCTGGATCGCTTTGGTTTAAAAGCTACCTTTCTATTTAGTCTGGGCCCAGACCATACTGGCTGGGCACTCAAACGCGTATTTCGACCAGGCTTTCTTAAGAAGGTGGGTCGTACTTCGGTTGTAGAGCACTATGGCATTAAAACCCTGCTCTACGGGATTTTATTACCGGGTCCAGATATTGGAAAAAACGCGGCTGCAGAAATGCGCGCGATTGATCAAGCTGGTCATGAAACTGGTATTCATACTTGGGACCATGTTGCCTGGCAGGATGCGGTTCGCCATCAAGATGCCATCTGGACAAAAGCGATGATGCAAAAGAGTTGGGATCGCTTTGTAGAAATTTTTGGCCATACTCCAGCAACCTATGGTGCTGCTGGTTGGCAAATGAATGAAGCAGCGTTTGAGCAACTTGATCAATGGGGAATCCAATTCTCGTCCGATGGCAGAGCAGAGCCGAACTTAGTGCCTTACCGACTCGCACTGCCATCAGGAAACGCAAAACATGTGCAGTACCCAACGACCTTGCCGACATTTGATGAACTGATTGGCACCGATGGTGCCGATGCATTTGGCGCAGTAAACAAACTGCTAGCAATAGCCAATAGCAACCCAAACGATCAAGTATTCACATTACATGCCGAACTTGAGGGTCAAAAACTACTGCCAGCGTTTGAAAAACTACTGATGGGTTGGCTTAATCAAGGCCACGACCTTGTTACTATGGGCGAACTTCACCAATCTTGGAAAGCCACCAACCAACTCGATAAAATAGCGGTATTACCACTGACTTGGGGTGAAATCCCGAATCGCAGTGGTGAACTTATTGTTCAAGATAATTAG
- a CDS encoding peroxiredoxin: MTIAIGQPIPACAIPATSGLTFSPASTKGKKLVLYFYPKDMTPGCTAESGEFRDNIDAFTKTNTLVVGVSRDSLKSHDNFRSKLGLPFELVADTEEKLCRLFDVIKMKNMYGKQVRGIERSTFLFDSTGKLAKEWRGLKVPGHVTEALQAAQATK, translated from the coding sequence ATGACAATAGCCATCGGCCAACCTATTCCAGCATGCGCTATTCCAGCGACATCGGGCCTCACGTTTTCACCTGCGTCTACTAAAGGAAAAAAACTGGTTTTGTACTTTTACCCTAAAGATATGACGCCTGGTTGCACAGCCGAGTCTGGTGAATTTCGGGATAATATTGATGCGTTTACAAAAACAAACACCTTAGTTGTTGGCGTCTCTCGCGATAGCCTCAAGTCACACGACAATTTCCGCAGCAAATTGGGCCTACCGTTTGAGCTTGTAGCCGATACAGAAGAAAAGCTTTGCCGGCTCTTTGACGTCATCAAAATGAAGAATATGTACGGCAAGCAGGTCCGCGGCATTGAGCGCAGCACCTTTCTGTTTGACTCGACTGGCAAGCTGGCAAAAGAGTGGCGCGGCCTAAAGGTTCCAGGCCATGTGACAGAGGCATTACAAGCTGCCCAAGCTACTAAGTAA
- a CDS encoding DegT/DnrJ/EryC1/StrS family aminotransferase, with amino-acid sequence MSNAPAFIPFTRPSFNQETIDAVADALRSGWVTSGPKSAEFEATLSNYFGGRPVRCFANGTATMKIALQVAGIGEGDEVITTPISWVATSNVILSVGAKPIFVDIDPVTRNIDLLKVTAAITPQTRAIMPVYLAGLPVDMDQLYTLANQFNLRVIEDAAQAFGSQWNGQKIGSFGDLVSFSFQANKNLTTVEGGCLVLNNADEATLAEKFRLQGLTRQGMDGMDVDVLGGKDNLTDVNAVIGLHQLKQLPAYQTRRAALARQYFDAIRAGLQSAGLENLPLELPVENFSETNWHMFQVVLPLEQLDCDRTQVMSELKEIGIGTGVHYPAITGFTLYKNQGYKTSDTPIAECVGRSILTLPLFPAMADEDIRRISCGFIEILKKHRKN; translated from the coding sequence ATGTCAAACGCCCCCGCCTTTATTCCTTTTACTCGCCCCAGCTTCAATCAAGAAACCATTGATGCGGTTGCAGACGCATTGCGCTCCGGTTGGGTAACTTCGGGTCCGAAGTCGGCAGAGTTTGAGGCTACTCTCAGCAACTACTTTGGCGGACGACCTGTGCGTTGTTTTGCTAATGGCACGGCAACGATGAAGATTGCCCTGCAAGTTGCTGGCATCGGCGAGGGTGACGAAGTGATCACGACACCAATTTCTTGGGTGGCAACATCGAATGTCATTTTGAGTGTTGGCGCTAAACCGATCTTCGTGGATATTGATCCTGTCACTCGTAATATTGATCTCCTTAAGGTAACTGCTGCCATCACCCCCCAAACGCGTGCCATCATGCCAGTCTACTTAGCAGGCTTGCCAGTGGACATGGATCAGTTATATACCTTGGCCAATCAATTCAACCTACGTGTGATTGAAGATGCGGCACAAGCCTTTGGTTCGCAATGGAACGGTCAAAAGATTGGTAGCTTTGGGGACTTAGTGAGCTTTAGTTTTCAGGCCAATAAGAATCTCACTACGGTTGAGGGCGGATGCCTCGTACTTAACAATGCCGATGAAGCAACGCTCGCTGAAAAGTTCCGCCTCCAAGGATTAACCCGCCAAGGGATGGATGGCATGGATGTCGATGTGCTGGGCGGCAAAGATAACTTAACCGATGTAAATGCTGTGATCGGTCTTCACCAACTTAAACAACTGCCTGCGTATCAAACTCGTCGTGCAGCATTAGCACGCCAATACTTTGACGCTATACGCGCTGGGCTCCAATCCGCTGGATTAGAAAATTTGCCTCTTGAGTTACCCGTGGAAAATTTTTCGGAGACAAATTGGCATATGTTCCAAGTGGTTCTTCCACTAGAACAGTTAGACTGCGATCGCACTCAAGTAATGTCCGAGCTCAAGGAAATCGGTATTGGCACTGGTGTGCACTATCCTGCAATTACTGGCTTTACTCTCTATAAAAACCAGGGATATAAAACTAGTGATACACCCATTGCAGAATGCGTTGGTCGCTCCATTTTGACTCTCCCCCTGTTTCCTGCAATGGCTGATGAAGATATCCGCCGCATCAGCTGCGGATTCATTGAAATTCTGAAGAAACACCGCAAAAACTAG
- a CDS encoding ArnT family glycosyltransferase codes for MQFWHIRQSAALHSGKILLLLVIYALIWFGTLNYRHLIPSDEGRYAEMAREMLVTGDWITPRYNGYKYFEKPPLQIWATAAAFQVFGIGDWQARLWTALTGFFTIVAIGFTGARIYNARAGWLAAVVLASSPMWIISGHFNSLDMGLSAFLVAALCSLLIAQTSQNQSDTRHWMWACWFFMALATLSKGVIGAAIPTMVFIAHSLTTWDWKVWTRLRLFSGITLYLLITAPWFILVAQRNPEFLEFFFIHEHLQRFTQDAHSRTGPIYYFVPLLLIGILPWVLQIPGSITQAWQERQRSFSSGWLLVCWFAVIFAFFSVSRSKLPGYIIPIFPALALLIGNRLDHLLGHTNSMKLPWWLQAIASALLGCAGFFFLSEIGKQARPDEITAYAQYTYWIITALIALIVFSLYAAWQSRRKGLQSIVSFACGFFLCAMIAGTGHETLGRAVSGIDLANRVKATIPAGVNFYSVRLLDHTMSFYLGRTMIMVEDPDELRFGVEQQPELWLQTLDAFIARWKEDQTAYAIMVPEQYEALQAQNFPMQEIDRDSRRVIVKHPEVSTSSQ; via the coding sequence ATGCAGTTTTGGCACATACGCCAATCGGCTGCCCTTCACTCCGGCAAGATTTTGCTCTTGCTCGTGATTTATGCGTTGATCTGGTTTGGCACTCTAAATTATCGCCACCTCATTCCTTCCGATGAGGGTCGGTATGCAGAAATGGCTAGAGAAATGCTGGTGACCGGCGATTGGATCACCCCTCGCTATAACGGCTATAAATATTTTGAGAAGCCACCGCTGCAAATCTGGGCAACTGCCGCAGCATTTCAAGTTTTCGGAATTGGTGATTGGCAGGCTCGATTGTGGACGGCGTTAACTGGATTCTTCACGATTGTGGCAATTGGATTTACCGGGGCGCGTATTTATAACGCCAGAGCAGGATGGTTAGCTGCAGTAGTTTTGGCGTCCAGCCCGATGTGGATCATTAGTGGTCACTTCAATTCTTTGGATATGGGGCTGTCTGCATTTTTAGTTGCAGCTCTGTGCAGTCTTTTAATAGCGCAAACCTCTCAAAATCAGTCCGACACGCGACATTGGATGTGGGCTTGTTGGTTCTTTATGGCTCTCGCTACCCTATCAAAAGGTGTAATTGGTGCAGCAATACCCACTATGGTGTTTATCGCCCACTCCCTCACTACTTGGGATTGGAAAGTTTGGACGCGGCTGCGTTTGTTTAGCGGAATCACTCTCTACCTTCTTATTACAGCCCCATGGTTTATCTTGGTTGCACAACGCAATCCCGAGTTCTTAGAATTTTTCTTTATTCACGAACACCTACAGCGCTTCACGCAAGATGCGCACAGTCGAACGGGACCAATCTATTATTTTGTACCGCTATTACTTATCGGCATCTTGCCTTGGGTGCTTCAAATTCCGGGGTCGATAACGCAAGCGTGGCAAGAACGTCAGCGCAGTTTCTCTAGTGGCTGGTTATTGGTATGTTGGTTTGCGGTGATCTTTGCGTTCTTTAGTGTGTCGCGCTCCAAATTACCCGGCTACATCATTCCCATTTTTCCTGCGCTGGCTTTATTGATTGGAAACCGCTTGGACCACCTGCTAGGTCACACGAATAGCATGAAACTTCCTTGGTGGCTGCAAGCTATTGCTTCTGCTTTATTGGGATGCGCTGGATTTTTCTTCTTATCCGAAATCGGCAAGCAAGCAAGGCCAGATGAAATTACGGCTTATGCTCAATACACGTATTGGATTATTACTGCATTAATCGCACTCATTGTCTTTAGCCTTTATGCAGCATGGCAATCGAGACGCAAGGGTCTTCAAAGTATTGTGAGTTTTGCTTGCGGCTTTTTCTTGTGCGCCATGATTGCTGGCACCGGTCACGAAACCTTAGGAAGAGCTGTATCTGGCATCGATTTAGCGAACCGCGTTAAAGCAACCATTCCAGCAGGCGTGAACTTTTATTCCGTCCGTTTACTGGATCACACAATGTCGTTCTACTTAGGTAGAACCATGATCATGGTGGAAGATCCAGATGAATTACGCTTTGGTGTCGAGCAGCAACCCGAACTGTGGTTGCAGACGCTCGATGCCTTTATTGCTCGCTGGAAAGAGGATCAAACAGCGTATGCCATCATGGTTCCTGAGCAATATGAAGCGCTTCAGGCACAAAATTTTCCTATGCAAGAAATCGATCGAGATTCTCGGCGCGTCATCGTTAAACACCCAGAAGTTTCCACCTCAAGCCAGTAA
- a CDS encoding C40 family peptidase: MPTHSKQTFSCCTLVGCGIFICVYLLSGCSIFNSKSGPSKVAQFQQDISVGTEDISIAAVGLVDVPYLYGGNTPKGGFDCSGLIVYVYNKAAGIKLPRTIQQMSTQGRSIDNQPPASGDLVFFNTTGEKYSHVGIYVGQGRFVHTPSAGGTVRLDYITSPYWAAKFTEARRIAK; encoded by the coding sequence GTGCCGACGCACTCTAAACAAACCTTCTCATGCTGCACTCTTGTTGGGTGCGGCATTTTTATTTGTGTCTACCTGTTATCAGGCTGCTCCATCTTTAACAGCAAGTCAGGGCCCTCCAAGGTTGCGCAGTTTCAGCAAGATATCAGCGTTGGAACCGAAGATATTTCGATTGCTGCCGTAGGATTGGTCGATGTGCCTTATCTCTATGGCGGAAATACCCCCAAAGGTGGCTTTGATTGCAGTGGTCTGATTGTGTATGTTTATAACAAAGCAGCTGGTATTAAATTACCTCGGACCATTCAACAGATGAGCACGCAGGGCAGAAGCATTGATAACCAACCACCAGCGTCAGGCGATCTTGTCTTTTTTAATACCACGGGTGAAAAGTATTCCCATGTCGGAATTTATGTTGGTCAAGGTCGCTTCGTACACACACCTAGTGCAGGCGGTACCGTGCGACTCGACTACATTACATCGCCCTATTGGGCAGCAAAATTCACTGAAGCAAGGCGTATAGCGAAGTGA
- a CDS encoding formyltransferase yields MRAVVFAYHDVGVNCLKALLEAGIQIDLVVTHQDDPNENVWFGSVAKLCQEKNIAYITPSIEELGGLTPKLQALSPDYLFSFYYRYMIPAPILECAKIAALNMHGSLLPKYRGRAPVNWAILHGETTTGATLHVMETKPDAGDIVGQASVDIGPDETATEVFSKVSRAAAEVIRTVLPELLQGNVPRSPNLLNQGSYFGGRKPADGQIYWNQTAQQVHNLIRAVAPSYPGAFTDFQGQTMILAKSSLKGPFPVNLDLGTPGIQVVDNRVFGICGNQQAIEVLEWFPAK; encoded by the coding sequence TTGCGCGCAGTCGTATTCGCCTACCATGATGTCGGCGTCAATTGTCTAAAAGCCTTACTGGAAGCAGGCATCCAGATTGATCTGGTGGTTACCCATCAAGATGACCCCAATGAAAATGTTTGGTTCGGTAGCGTTGCCAAACTCTGTCAAGAGAAAAATATTGCCTACATTACTCCCAGCATTGAAGAGTTAGGCGGTCTGACTCCAAAGCTTCAGGCACTTTCACCGGATTATTTATTTTCGTTTTATTACCGCTACATGATTCCCGCGCCAATCTTGGAATGCGCCAAGATTGCTGCACTGAACATGCATGGCTCTTTATTGCCAAAGTACCGCGGTCGCGCTCCAGTCAATTGGGCTATCTTGCATGGTGAGACAACAACCGGTGCTACTTTGCACGTCATGGAAACGAAGCCAGATGCAGGCGATATTGTGGGGCAAGCTAGTGTGGACATTGGCCCCGATGAAACCGCAACAGAGGTCTTTAGCAAAGTTAGTCGCGCTGCGGCTGAAGTCATTCGGACAGTATTGCCTGAGTTACTTCAAGGCAATGTACCTCGTTCACCCAACCTACTAAATCAAGGCAGTTATTTTGGTGGTCGCAAGCCCGCTGATGGGCAAATCTACTGGAATCAGACCGCGCAACAGGTGCATAACCTAATCAGAGCAGTGGCACCCTCTTACCCTGGAGCCTTTACCGACTTTCAAGGCCAAACCATGATCCTTGCGAAATCCAGCCTCAAAGGACCCTTTCCAGTAAATCTGGATCTTGGGACTCCTGGCATCCAAGTGGTTGATAATCGGGTATTTGGTATTTGCGGCAATCAACAAGCCATTGAGGTCTTGGAATGGTTTCCGGCAAAGTAA